A genomic segment from Aegilops tauschii subsp. strangulata cultivar AL8/78 chromosome 1, Aet v6.0, whole genome shotgun sequence encodes:
- the LOC141041477 gene encoding uncharacterized protein, with translation MGSRFVNLLAMSCNGGPRHFSLHCLNPANLFRPARSRPAVPAVHRRPADAPLPPPSLSFDWPCMKGEQAWMNFMAFGPGRENLLAVDQIGRSFLYNHDSRLLRTRMPKMRKPIIDPISVAVGDSLYVMSGNPGRLPDRDCFQALLHTRLPASYAQDWCWYSLQPPPFFADDDDGVDRSSCRDAPMPFEISAYAVVDDSQIWISTSGAGTYSYDIASGAWSKLGNWALTFRGRAEYIPEHNLWFGFTPDDLQLCTSDLTASCELRPPVLQDVWTDVNRPEDWTLTDASIVPLGSGQVCVARFFLTCPEESIEDVYGYALEKTENFAVLEGVKLLKAGWAPLRMVKHKSERYVFGRDLVIPL, from the coding sequence ATGGGCAGCCGGTTTGTGAATCTGTTGGCCATGAGCTGCAACGGCGGCCCCAGACACTTCAGCCTTCACTGCTTGAACCCGGCAAACTTATTTCGCCCAGCCCGGTCACGGCCAGCGGTTCCAGCAGTTCATCGACGGCCAGCGGACGCCCCGCTGCCTCCGCCGTCCCTGTCATTCGACTGGCCCTGCATGAAGGGCGAACAGGCGTGGATGAATTTCATGGCTTTCGGCCCCGGCCGGGAAAACCTCCTCGCCGTGGACCAAATCGGCAGGAGCTTCTTGTACAACCACGACTCGCGCTTGCTCCGCACTAGGATGCCCAAGATGCGCAAGCCCATTATCGACCCCATCTCCGTTGCCGTGGGCGACAGCCTATACGTCATGAGCGGCAACCCTGGCCGGCTGCCCGATCGGGACTGCTTCCAGGCTCTCCTCCACACCCGCCTGCCTGCTAGCTACGCCCAAGACTGGTGCTGGTATTCCCTCCAGCCACCGCCTTTCTTTgccgacgacgacgacggggTGGATCGATCCAGCTGCCGCGATGCCCCAATGCCCTTTGAAATCAGTGCCTACGCCGTGGTTGACGATTCACAGATCTGGATATCCACATCTGGCGCCGGCACATACTCGTATGACATCGCGAGTGGCGCGTGGAGCAAACTAGGCAACTGGGCACTGACGTTCAGAGGTCGCGCCGAGTACATCCCTGAGCACAACCTCTGGTTTGGCTTCACACCCGACGATTTGCAGCTCTGCACATCTGACCTCACTGCCTCGTGTGAGTTGAGGCCGCCCGTGCTGCAGGATGTGTGGACAGACGTGAACAGGCCGGAAGATTGGACCCTGACAGACGCCAGCATTGTGCCGCTCGGCTCCGGTCAAGTCTGCGTTGCCAGGTTCTTTCTTACCTGCCCAGAGGAGAGCATTGAGGATGTGTATGGCTATGCCCTTGAGAAAACAGAGAATTTTGCTGTTCTCGAGGGCGTCAAATTGTTAAAGGCTGGGTGGGCTCCGCTCCGGATGGTTAAGCACAAGTCGGAGCGTTACGTCTTTGGCCGTGACCTTGTCATACCGCTTTGA